The Sporosarcina ureae genome includes a region encoding these proteins:
- a CDS encoding DHH family phosphoesterase, with protein sequence MKRQIIDTIEKYDKIIIQRHVRPDPDAYGSQMGLKALIEKNYPQKHVLAAGMHDELLSYLGEPNTVTESDYEDALVIVTDTANTARIDGSFYDKGAFLLKIDHHPNEDPYGDARWVNTDASSCSEMIYTIYEEGHASYGWEITPEAARFLFAGIVGDTGRFMFPSTTEKTFEVASSLIKQPFDRTKLFAGMYEMDRKILHLQGYIYQNFTIDENGAAYIKLTQDILEKFDVSVSETSQLVGSLGEVKGICAWSIFIEEHNQIRVRLRSKGPVINTLAMQHNGGGHPLASGASAYSWTEVDEIIVKLQELCRNY encoded by the coding sequence ATGAAACGACAAATCATTGACACAATTGAAAAATACGACAAAATTATTATCCAACGTCACGTCCGACCGGATCCAGATGCATATGGATCACAAATGGGGTTGAAAGCACTGATTGAAAAAAACTATCCACAAAAGCATGTACTGGCAGCCGGGATGCACGATGAACTGCTAAGTTATTTAGGGGAACCGAATACAGTGACCGAATCAGATTATGAAGATGCGCTTGTCATCGTGACCGATACAGCAAATACAGCTCGCATTGATGGTTCGTTTTACGATAAAGGAGCTTTTTTATTGAAAATCGATCATCATCCTAACGAAGATCCATACGGGGATGCGCGATGGGTGAATACAGACGCGAGTTCTTGCTCCGAAATGATCTATACGATATATGAAGAAGGTCACGCGTCATACGGTTGGGAAATAACTCCGGAAGCTGCACGCTTTTTATTCGCAGGAATTGTAGGAGATACAGGTCGTTTCATGTTTCCAAGCACAACTGAAAAGACATTTGAAGTAGCCAGCTCATTGATCAAGCAACCATTCGATCGGACGAAATTGTTCGCGGGAATGTATGAAATGGATCGAAAAATTCTACATTTGCAAGGATATATTTACCAAAACTTTACGATCGATGAAAATGGTGCAGCGTATATTAAATTAACTCAAGATATTTTGGAGAAATTCGATGTCTCAGTATCCGAGACGTCCCAACTAGTTGGGTCACTTGGAGAGGTGAAAGGAATTTGTGCGTGGAGTATCTTTATAGAAGAGCACAATCAAATCCGTGTACGCCTACGTTCGAAAGGTCCTGTGATCAATACATTAGCGATGCAGCACAATGGTGGCGGTCATCCATTAGCCTCGGGCGCTTCCGCATATTCATGGACAGAAGTAGATGAAATCATCGTCAAACTGCAAGAACTTTGCAGAAACTATTAA
- a CDS encoding AI-2E family transporter encodes MQNDDHLLFIFLSKTLTKSIISNLNGFVNGKDVFYLLLPERNGQIRMISIESKRFQTYARQWLPALLIVIFLIVIPPIGFAIVFAFFTAPLMNSVIALTKLPAFLAALVIMGVLASLVYTFIFLSINGLISVIWTMEDQLGIIIEMMDSKGWNLHAAAEQFIQMSHEAMEGIISLLQKTFQQIFSTFLFIIAYFFALRESATNRFWFLVYFPKNFRQVAGRIFDRSSRLMGHFFSVQIRLFFITFILMAAGFWLLDFESFLTKAFLISLVDSIPFLGIGLAFLPMIAFSFYIDDMQSAIGLLVLYIILLVCRQIIESLLWAHAFKLRTVHSFIITACAVYLFGLYGIMFLPFFLFIALKVKEHPTFT; translated from the coding sequence CATTATAAGCAACTTAAACGGTTTTGTGAATGGTAAAGATGTTTTTTATTTATTATTACCAGAAAGGAATGGACAAATCCGCATGATATCCATCGAATCCAAGCGCTTCCAAACCTATGCCCGTCAATGGTTGCCGGCTCTACTGATCGTGATTTTCCTCATCGTGATCCCACCTATTGGATTCGCGATTGTTTTCGCCTTCTTCACTGCTCCGCTCATGAATTCTGTAATTGCTCTTACAAAACTGCCGGCCTTTTTAGCTGCTTTAGTCATAATGGGGGTGCTTGCCTCTTTAGTATACACCTTCATATTCCTATCAATCAATGGATTGATTTCTGTCATTTGGACTATGGAAGATCAATTAGGGATCATTATCGAAATGATGGATAGTAAAGGTTGGAATTTGCATGCGGCAGCAGAACAATTTATTCAAATGAGTCATGAGGCGATGGAAGGGATCATCAGTTTACTACAAAAGACTTTCCAACAGATTTTTAGTACATTTTTATTTATTATTGCTTATTTTTTCGCTTTACGAGAAAGTGCTACCAATCGGTTTTGGTTTTTAGTTTACTTTCCTAAAAACTTCAGACAGGTAGCGGGCAGGATTTTTGATAGGTCAAGCCGTTTGATGGGACATTTCTTTTCCGTTCAGATTCGACTATTTTTCATAACATTTATTTTAATGGCGGCCGGTTTCTGGTTGCTTGATTTTGAGTCTTTTTTAACGAAAGCATTTTTGATTTCATTAGTCGATAGTATTCCATTCTTAGGAATCGGTCTGGCATTTTTACCGATGATTGCCTTTTCGTTCTATATTGATGACATGCAATCGGCTATCGGCTTATTAGTTCTATACATTATTTTATTAGTGTGCAGACAGATAATCGAATCACTTTTATGGGCTCATGCTTTTAAATTGCGGACCGTACACTCATTTATCATTACCGCTTGCGCTGTGTATTTATTCGGATTATACGGCATCATGTTTTTACCATTCTTCTTATTTATTGCGTTAAAAGTAAAGGAACATCCTACATTTACATAA
- a CDS encoding FxsA family protein → MKWLAALFIIVPTAELVVLMVSGKTLGIMPTIVIIIATGIGGAYLAKKQGLRAWRDLQYRMANRETPGKALVDSVCILLGGLLLLMPGFITDIIGLLLLFSGPRKILYPFIVKWIYNKIRSGQIRVM, encoded by the coding sequence ATGAAATGGTTAGCGGCATTATTCATCATTGTACCGACTGCTGAACTGGTAGTACTCATGGTTTCCGGCAAAACACTTGGGATTATGCCTACGATAGTAATAATTATTGCAACAGGAATTGGTGGCGCTTATCTTGCGAAGAAACAAGGGCTTCGGGCATGGCGTGACTTACAGTACCGTATGGCCAATAGAGAAACTCCTGGCAAAGCGTTAGTCGATAGCGTGTGTATTTTACTAGGTGGTTTATTATTACTCATGCCTGGTTTTATTACGGATATTATAGGATTATTATTGTTGTTTAGCGGTCCGCGTAAAATATTGTATCCATTTATCGTCAAGTGGATTTACAATAAAATACGTTCTGGTCAAATCCGAGTTATGTAA
- a CDS encoding DNA polymerase III subunit alpha, with product MNLMYPQIVTGADLLRGIVKLDELAPLLQKRGASSAAIVNSKLYGVRSFSKMLRKYGIQPVIGLSVIVEVDDQEVLLYIYAQNEIGFSNLMKMSSAISTREEENLPLNWLHAYQEGCIIICAMTDSSWANARNVHVLQLLTEKVSSAPTFIGISRPGGGAHPDEEAIIQLSEECQLSIAACQETRFLHKEDFQAYEVATAIRKGYKLNDSNKPPNRYRQAFLPEREELANWFTEYPEWLQTTENIMNSCDVTIQKEDFLLPKFPIADGRMPIDLLEENCRTGLQQRFQELPEEYEERLRYELSIIEQMGFTDYFLIVEDYVRYAKTEGILVGPGRGSSAGSLVAFALGITEVDPIQYGLLFERFLNPERVTMPDIDIDFADHRRTEVVNYVANTYGKQYVAQIITFGTLSTKAVARNVARVLDFTPEEVRFMSNELNSRQSFKENVRQSQRLRDWIQVEPRREVWQQAAERLEDLPRNASTHAAGVVLAAKPLVHYVPLQIGSDEVFLTQWAMKDVEEVGLLKMDFLGLRNLTLLDRIHAMIHYSKKQVIDFEQIPMNDQETYKLFKAGDTTGIFQFESPGMRRALRTIQPDNFTDIYSVNALYRPGPMEFIPLYSRRKNGQEPTVYDIPELEPILAETYGIIIYQEQIMKIAVNIAGFTMAEADLLRRAISKKNQQVLEEERQHFIAGARQKGFDQVKANNVYNLIVKFADYGFPKSHAVAYSLISYRLAFFKANEPTYFYAAFLSSLIGSKDKMMEVIREMKAKGIPILPPSVTKSRYSHTVEGHAVRLGLGAIKGVTFAFYQQLATAREKGSWTSMFDMALSLGADHFTEKAIIPLIKAGALDDFNQRRSVLLASIDAAHSHALFIGDDALSEQFQFNSQPKYTPGGTMDQMTMLGFEHDTLGFYLSEHPVEQLKRNASSQIPSISSLFALRPGTKVHCMGIILSIRRIRTKKGEAMVFLTLQDETEEISCTVFPKQYARISVHLKEQAFVQISGSIDFRNQSIQLIVDQLLPLSLSGE from the coding sequence ATGAACCTGATGTATCCGCAAATCGTAACGGGCGCAGACTTATTGCGTGGAATTGTAAAGTTAGACGAATTGGCTCCTCTTTTGCAAAAAAGAGGGGCTTCTTCTGCTGCCATCGTCAATAGTAAACTATATGGAGTTCGATCATTCAGTAAAATGTTACGTAAGTACGGCATCCAGCCAGTCATAGGTTTGTCCGTTATAGTAGAAGTCGACGATCAGGAAGTGCTTCTATACATATATGCACAAAACGAAATAGGCTTCTCCAATCTAATGAAAATGAGCAGTGCTATTTCGACACGTGAAGAAGAGAACTTACCGCTCAATTGGCTTCATGCCTATCAGGAAGGGTGTATCATCATCTGTGCGATGACCGACTCCTCGTGGGCGAACGCACGTAATGTACATGTGCTGCAGTTACTGACGGAAAAAGTGTCTAGCGCTCCCACATTTATTGGAATTAGCCGGCCAGGCGGGGGAGCGCATCCTGACGAAGAAGCGATCATTCAGTTGAGTGAAGAATGTCAATTGTCTATAGCGGCTTGTCAAGAAACACGCTTTCTTCATAAGGAAGATTTCCAAGCTTATGAAGTCGCAACAGCCATACGCAAAGGCTATAAACTGAATGATTCAAACAAACCGCCTAATCGGTATCGACAAGCTTTTTTGCCTGAACGAGAAGAGCTTGCAAATTGGTTCACTGAGTACCCTGAATGGTTACAGACAACGGAAAACATTATGAATTCCTGCGACGTAACTATCCAGAAAGAAGACTTTCTACTTCCAAAGTTTCCTATAGCAGACGGCAGAATGCCTATTGATTTGTTGGAGGAAAATTGCCGGACTGGATTGCAACAACGTTTTCAGGAATTGCCAGAAGAATATGAAGAACGTCTGCGATATGAATTATCAATTATTGAACAGATGGGCTTTACAGATTATTTCTTAATAGTGGAGGATTATGTACGGTATGCAAAAACGGAAGGGATTCTAGTTGGCCCGGGACGGGGGTCTTCAGCAGGCTCTTTAGTCGCATTTGCACTTGGTATCACAGAAGTAGATCCGATTCAATATGGATTGTTATTTGAACGTTTTCTAAATCCGGAACGAGTGACCATGCCGGATATAGATATTGATTTCGCGGATCACCGCCGAACAGAAGTTGTCAATTATGTGGCAAACACATACGGCAAACAATATGTCGCACAGATCATCACATTCGGTACACTTTCAACAAAAGCGGTCGCTCGAAACGTGGCTAGAGTCTTGGATTTCACACCTGAAGAAGTTCGATTTATGTCCAATGAATTGAATAGTAGACAGTCGTTTAAGGAAAACGTCAGGCAGTCCCAGAGATTACGTGACTGGATTCAAGTAGAGCCGCGAAGAGAAGTGTGGCAACAAGCCGCGGAACGTTTAGAAGATTTACCGAGAAATGCGTCTACTCACGCTGCGGGTGTTGTGCTGGCAGCCAAACCACTTGTCCATTATGTCCCATTGCAAATCGGATCGGATGAAGTGTTCTTGACGCAATGGGCGATGAAAGATGTAGAAGAAGTCGGTTTATTGAAAATGGACTTCCTAGGCTTGCGAAACTTAACATTACTCGATAGAATCCATGCCATGATTCACTATAGTAAAAAGCAAGTGATCGACTTCGAACAGATACCGATGAATGATCAAGAGACTTATAAACTATTTAAAGCAGGAGATACCACAGGGATCTTCCAGTTCGAATCACCGGGCATGCGTCGTGCATTACGCACGATACAGCCAGATAACTTTACAGATATTTACTCGGTCAACGCCTTGTATCGTCCGGGCCCAATGGAATTTATCCCACTTTACAGCCGACGGAAAAACGGACAAGAGCCGACTGTTTATGACATACCGGAGCTCGAACCTATCCTAGCTGAAACGTATGGCATTATTATTTATCAAGAACAGATTATGAAAATCGCAGTGAATATTGCAGGCTTTACCATGGCGGAAGCCGATCTTCTAAGACGAGCCATTAGTAAGAAGAATCAGCAAGTGCTAGAAGAAGAAAGACAGCATTTTATTGCCGGAGCGCGTCAAAAAGGGTTTGATCAAGTAAAGGCAAACAACGTCTATAATTTGATCGTTAAATTCGCGGATTACGGATTCCCAAAAAGCCATGCGGTGGCCTATTCACTGATTTCCTATCGCCTGGCATTCTTTAAAGCCAATGAACCGACGTATTTCTACGCAGCCTTTTTATCTTCTTTAATCGGAAGTAAAGATAAGATGATGGAAGTAATTCGTGAAATGAAGGCAAAAGGTATTCCGATACTTCCTCCCTCCGTCACGAAAAGCCGCTATTCACATACAGTGGAAGGACATGCGGTTCGTCTTGGTTTAGGCGCTATAAAAGGCGTTACTTTCGCCTTCTACCAGCAATTAGCTACTGCGCGTGAAAAGGGAAGTTGGACTTCTATGTTTGATATGGCCCTCTCCCTTGGAGCCGATCATTTTACAGAAAAAGCGATCATTCCGCTCATTAAAGCAGGTGCGCTTGACGATTTTAACCAGAGGCGCTCAGTGCTCCTCGCTTCAATAGATGCGGCTCATTCTCATGCACTTTTCATAGGGGATGATGCGTTAAGTGAGCAGTTTCAATTTAATTCACAACCTAAATATACACCGGGTGGCACGATGGATCAGATGACTATGCTTGGTTTTGAACATGACACATTAGGATTTTATTTATCTGAGCATCCCGTTGAACAATTAAAGCGAAATGCATCCAGTCAAATACCATCTATTTCATCGCTATTTGCTTTGCGTCCAGGCACCAAAGTGCATTGTATGGGAATCATCCTGTCCATTAGACGGATTCGTACAAAAAAAGGTGAGGCTATGGTGTTTCTTACGTTACAGGATGAGACAGAAGAAATTTCCTGTACCGTATTTCCGAAACAATATGCACGAATCAGCGTCCATTTAAAAGAGCAAGCGTTTGTTCAAATTTCAGGAAGCATTGATTTTCGAAATCAATCCATTCAATTGATAGTAGACCAATTATTGCCGCTTAGTCTCTCAGGAGAATGA
- the accD gene encoding acetyl-CoA carboxylase, carboxyltransferase subunit beta has product MPSAKSKSDVPEGIMTKCPECKHVILTKDLLKNGKVCPSCQHHYKMTAQERIDHLFDDNSFESMDDHLKTENPLNFPSYTEKVEADAKATGLNEAVLTGVGTIQGTQVAVAVMDAHFRMGSMGSVVGEKITRAVEKATELGIPVMIFSASGGARMQEGVISLMQMAKVSVALERHANKGLLYISIMTYPTTGGVSASFASVGDINLAEPKALIGFAGRRVIEQTVREKLPEDFQTAEFLLNHGQLDAVVHRNDMPDVMNKILKLHARKGAVLV; this is encoded by the coding sequence ATGCCTTCTGCCAAAAGTAAATCAGATGTGCCAGAAGGAATTATGACGAAGTGTCCAGAGTGTAAGCACGTGATTTTGACAAAGGACCTATTGAAAAATGGTAAAGTGTGTCCATCTTGTCAGCATCACTATAAAATGACAGCACAAGAACGAATTGATCATTTATTTGACGACAATAGCTTTGAGTCAATGGATGATCATTTGAAAACAGAGAACCCGCTTAATTTCCCTTCTTACACAGAAAAAGTAGAAGCGGATGCGAAAGCAACGGGCTTGAATGAAGCCGTTCTGACAGGCGTCGGAACGATTCAAGGTACGCAAGTGGCTGTTGCGGTCATGGATGCACATTTCCGTATGGGATCTATGGGCTCAGTTGTAGGCGAAAAAATCACGAGAGCTGTAGAAAAAGCGACTGAATTAGGGATTCCCGTGATGATCTTTTCTGCGAGTGGTGGTGCCCGTATGCAAGAAGGCGTCATTAGTTTGATGCAAATGGCTAAAGTAAGTGTAGCTCTTGAAAGACATGCCAATAAAGGCTTATTGTATATTTCCATCATGACCTACCCAACAACAGGTGGTGTATCGGCTAGTTTCGCTTCAGTTGGTGATATTAACTTAGCAGAACCTAAAGCGCTGATCGGATTTGCTGGACGTCGTGTAATTGAGCAAACGGTACGTGAAAAACTGCCTGAAGATTTCCAGACAGCGGAATTTTTATTGAATCATGGGCAATTAGACGCGGTAGTCCATCGCAATGATATGCCAGACGTGATGAATAAAATCTTGAAGCTTCACGCACGAAAGGGGGCCGTACTTGTATGA
- the pfkA gene encoding 6-phosphofructokinase, producing the protein MKKIAVLTSGGDAPGMNAAIRSVVRKALFEGLEVSGVFNGYQGLIDGKIEQFQLGSVGDIIQRGGTILRSARCPEFMTEEGRAKAMEQIKLHAIEGIVVIGGDGSFKGANELVKLGVPCACVPATIDNDITGTEFTIGFDTALNTVVDAIDKIRDTATSHERSFIIEVMGRDAGDLALWAGLGGGAESIILPEKPFDVNAVVDRLKSSTSRGKKHSIIVLAEGMMSATQLADILKKEAGVETRVSILGHMQRGGSPSARDRVIASQYGARAVETLLSGKKSSAVGMRNHKVVDYNLEEVFIKREKLDLSLVDLAETLSI; encoded by the coding sequence ATGAAAAAAATTGCGGTCTTAACGAGTGGTGGCGACGCGCCAGGAATGAATGCGGCTATTCGTTCGGTAGTGAGAAAAGCACTATTTGAAGGATTGGAAGTTTCGGGTGTATTCAATGGGTACCAAGGGTTGATTGACGGCAAAATCGAGCAATTTCAGCTTGGTTCGGTTGGAGATATCATTCAACGTGGCGGTACCATATTGCGCTCTGCGAGATGTCCGGAGTTCATGACAGAAGAAGGTCGCGCCAAAGCGATGGAGCAAATCAAACTCCATGCTATTGAAGGAATAGTCGTCATTGGTGGAGATGGGTCATTTAAGGGAGCCAATGAACTAGTAAAATTGGGCGTTCCTTGCGCTTGTGTTCCCGCGACAATTGATAATGATATTACGGGAACGGAATTTACAATCGGCTTTGATACGGCATTGAATACGGTAGTCGATGCAATCGATAAAATACGGGATACTGCAACATCTCATGAACGTTCTTTTATTATTGAAGTAATGGGGCGGGACGCAGGTGATCTAGCGCTATGGGCAGGTCTTGGCGGTGGTGCTGAATCGATTATACTGCCGGAGAAACCATTTGATGTAAACGCTGTGGTTGATCGCCTTAAGAGCAGTACGAGTCGTGGTAAAAAACACAGTATTATCGTACTGGCTGAAGGTATGATGTCCGCTACGCAACTGGCAGATATATTGAAAAAAGAAGCGGGTGTCGAAACTCGTGTATCCATATTAGGGCATATGCAGCGAGGTGGTTCGCCATCTGCACGTGACCGGGTAATTGCCAGTCAATACGGTGCAAGAGCTGTGGAAACACTCTTGTCTGGAAAGAAAAGTTCTGCTGTTGGTATGAGAAATCATAAAGTGGTAGACTATAACTTAGAAGAAGTCTTTATAAAACGAGAAAAGTTGGACTTGTCATTAGTGGATTTGGCAGAAACATTATCTATCTAA
- the pyk gene encoding pyruvate kinase produces MRKTKIVCTIGPASESYEGLLELIDAGMNVARLNFSHGTQEEHKVRIERIRKAAAEKEKVVGILLDTKGPEIRTHKMKDGQIELVRGQAVDISMKEVLGTAEMFSVTYEKLIHDVDRGSFVLLDDGLIELEVTGKDTDKDLIHTKVINAGPLKDNKGVNVPNVSVQLPGITDKDKEDILFGIEQGVDFIAASFVRRATDVIQIRELLENNNGGHIHIVPKIENQEGVDNLDEILQLSDGLMVARGDLGVEIPAEEVPLVQKMMIHKCNQYGKPVITATQMLDSMQRNPRPTRAEASDVANAILDGSDAVMLSGETAAGMYPVESVKVMCKIALSTEESMDFHSVVSTRTREKEGNLTEAIGQAASYTALNLNVKAILAPTESGHTATMIAKYRPGVPIIAVTRSEVVSNKLTLAWGVYPIIGKKALDIDGILQEAVEESVKHQYVTHGDVVIITAGVPVGQAGTTNLMKLHVIGDLIGRGQGIGKNVAFGQAKIIKNSQEALSQVKEGDIIVTHSTDRDMFPALERCAGIITEIGGLTSHAAVVGLSLGVPVIVGAENITSVIKNGSDITMDAASGVIYNGHAKVL; encoded by the coding sequence GTGAGAAAGACAAAAATTGTGTGTACAATCGGCCCAGCAAGTGAGTCGTATGAAGGGCTTTTAGAGCTGATTGACGCAGGGATGAACGTAGCACGTCTAAATTTCTCCCACGGCACTCAAGAAGAGCATAAAGTACGGATAGAAAGAATTCGAAAAGCGGCAGCTGAAAAAGAAAAAGTGGTAGGGATCTTACTTGATACAAAAGGTCCTGAAATTCGGACACATAAGATGAAAGATGGTCAAATTGAATTAGTACGAGGACAAGCAGTAGACATCTCGATGAAAGAAGTGCTCGGTACTGCTGAAATGTTTTCTGTTACGTACGAGAAGTTAATTCATGATGTCGACCGTGGTTCGTTTGTTCTTTTAGATGACGGATTGATCGAACTTGAAGTAACAGGAAAAGATACGGACAAAGACTTAATTCATACAAAAGTGATCAACGCAGGTCCTTTAAAAGATAATAAAGGGGTCAACGTTCCGAACGTTTCTGTTCAATTGCCTGGAATTACGGATAAAGACAAAGAAGATATCTTGTTCGGTATTGAGCAGGGCGTAGATTTTATCGCGGCTTCTTTCGTGCGTCGCGCAACTGATGTCATTCAAATCCGTGAACTACTAGAAAATAATAATGGTGGACATATCCATATTGTACCGAAAATTGAAAATCAGGAAGGTGTCGACAATCTCGACGAAATCCTTCAGTTATCTGACGGTCTAATGGTGGCTCGTGGAGATCTAGGAGTAGAAATTCCAGCTGAAGAAGTTCCATTAGTTCAAAAAATGATGATTCATAAATGTAACCAATATGGTAAGCCAGTTATCACAGCAACTCAAATGTTGGATTCTATGCAAAGAAACCCACGCCCTACACGTGCAGAGGCAAGTGATGTGGCCAATGCGATTTTGGACGGTTCAGATGCTGTCATGCTTTCAGGTGAAACAGCTGCTGGAATGTATCCAGTCGAATCCGTAAAAGTGATGTGTAAAATTGCGTTATCTACTGAAGAATCCATGGACTTCCATTCCGTCGTTTCCACAAGAACGAGAGAAAAAGAAGGGAACCTCACGGAAGCAATTGGACAAGCGGCGTCTTATACAGCACTAAACTTGAATGTAAAAGCAATTTTAGCACCTACTGAAAGCGGTCATACAGCTACTATGATTGCGAAGTATCGTCCTGGTGTTCCGATTATTGCGGTTACACGTTCAGAAGTCGTCTCCAATAAGCTCACACTTGCTTGGGGTGTGTATCCAATCATCGGGAAGAAAGCGTTGGATATTGATGGTATTCTTCAAGAGGCCGTCGAAGAAAGTGTCAAGCATCAATATGTAACGCATGGCGATGTAGTGATCATCACAGCAGGTGTACCGGTTGGACAAGCGGGTACAACGAACTTGATGAAATTACATGTGATCGGTGATTTAATCGGTCGCGGCCAAGGTATCGGTAAAAACGTTGCCTTCGGTCAAGCAAAGATCATCAAGAACTCACAGGAAGCCTTGTCACAAGTCAAAGAAGGCGACATTATTGTGACGCATTCTACAGACCGGGATATGTTTCCAGCGCTTGAGCGATGTGCAGGTATCATTACCGAAATTGGTGGATTGACTAGTCACGCAGCAGTGGTTGGATTGAGTCTTGGCGTACCTGTAATAGTAGGTGCGGAAAACATTACATCCGTTATTAAGAATGGTAGTGACATTACAATGGATGCAGCAAGCGGCGTAATCTATAATGGTCACGCAAAAGTATTGTAA
- a CDS encoding FadR/GntR family transcriptional regulator, translated as MQNSQSSSKRFLDIIGELQSLISEQKIEYGDRLPSERHLAEKLQVSRTAVREALRSMELLGLIETRRGEGTFLSDFKKHQLVEVLSTFIMQQARSIQDVVETRMIHERAAITTITENEELRMLPVWIGMQSKLRDRESVFWREDMVRETIVATENRLSLKIWFLLKQYSGVSFDVAIEADEEIAIVHELLDDMMAGNTEKALICYEKWMNQVEGERRETE; from the coding sequence ATGCAAAATTCACAATCATCATCCAAGCGTTTTTTGGATATTATCGGAGAACTGCAATCACTAATTAGCGAACAGAAAATTGAATATGGCGATAGGTTACCATCTGAACGTCACCTAGCAGAAAAGCTACAAGTTAGTAGAACTGCAGTACGCGAGGCGTTGCGAAGCATGGAATTGCTAGGTCTCATTGAAACGAGGCGAGGCGAAGGAACGTTCCTATCCGATTTCAAAAAACATCAGTTAGTGGAAGTTCTCTCGACGTTTATTATGCAGCAAGCACGATCCATCCAAGATGTAGTTGAAACTAGGATGATCCATGAGCGAGCAGCTATTACAACGATCACAGAAAATGAAGAACTGCGCATGCTACCTGTTTGGATAGGCATGCAAAGTAAATTGAGAGACAGAGAGTCTGTGTTTTGGCGTGAAGATATGGTGCGCGAAACCATTGTCGCTACTGAAAACCGACTCTCTTTGAAAATTTGGTTTTTACTAAAACAGTATAGTGGTGTTTCTTTTGATGTAGCCATTGAGGCTGATGAGGAAATAGCTATAGTGCATGAACTGCTGGATGACATGATGGCCGGTAATACGGAAAAAGCCTTAATTTGTTATGAAAAATGGATGAATCAAGTTGAGGGAGAAAGAAGGGAAACGGAATGA
- the accA gene encoding acetyl-CoA carboxylase carboxyl transferase subunit alpha codes for MSKTLAFEEPIVKLREKINELEEYTAINDVDLSSEIVNLKSRLAKLETEIYESMEPWDRVQVARHPERPTTMDYITRLFEDFIEFHGDRNFGDDEAIIGGIASFEETPITIIGHQRGKDTKENVKRNFGMPHPEGYRKALRLMKQAEKFNRPIICFIDTKGAYPGKAAEQRGQSEAIARNLVEMAGLKVPVISIVIGEGGSGGALALGVANHIHMLENSTYSVISPEGAASILWKDPSLAKQAAEAMKITAPDLKEMNIVDEIIPEVLGGAHRDANQQSVEMRNTLRRSLKTLCELSAEELIDNRYTKFRSIGVFSE; via the coding sequence ATGAGTAAAACACTAGCATTTGAAGAACCTATCGTAAAGTTGCGTGAAAAAATTAATGAGCTTGAAGAATATACAGCAATCAATGACGTAGATCTTTCATCTGAAATTGTCAATTTGAAAAGTCGTTTAGCTAAGTTAGAAACAGAGATCTATGAGAGTATGGAGCCATGGGATCGTGTGCAAGTTGCACGACATCCTGAAAGACCGACAACAATGGATTACATTACTCGATTGTTCGAAGACTTTATCGAATTTCATGGAGATCGCAACTTCGGAGACGACGAAGCGATCATCGGTGGAATTGCTTCATTTGAAGAAACGCCGATTACCATCATTGGACATCAGCGTGGCAAAGACACGAAAGAAAATGTCAAAAGAAACTTTGGTATGCCACATCCTGAAGGATACCGCAAAGCGCTTCGTCTAATGAAGCAAGCGGAAAAATTCAATCGCCCGATTATTTGTTTCATCGATACAAAAGGTGCGTATCCTGGTAAAGCCGCAGAGCAACGTGGCCAAAGCGAAGCGATTGCTCGTAACCTAGTGGAAATGGCCGGGTTGAAAGTTCCTGTCATCTCTATCGTGATTGGGGAGGGAGGTAGTGGAGGTGCGTTGGCGCTAGGCGTAGCCAACCATATCCATATGCTCGAAAACTCTACCTACTCTGTTATTTCTCCTGAAGGAGCAGCGTCTATTTTGTGGAAGGATCCTTCACTTGCTAAACAAGCAGCGGAAGCAATGAAGATCACTGCACCCGATTTGAAAGAAATGAATATTGTGGATGAGATCATTCCTGAAGTACTAGGCGGAGCACATCGTGATGCAAACCAACAGTCTGTAGAGATGCGTAATACGTTACGAAGATCATTGAAAACATTATGCGAATTATCAGCAGAAGAATTAATTGATAATCGATATACTAAATTCCGGAGTATAGGTGTCTTTTCGGAATAA